In Brassica rapa cultivar Chiifu-401-42 chromosome A06, CAAS_Brap_v3.01, whole genome shotgun sequence, a single window of DNA contains:
- the LOC103871504 gene encoding beta carbonic anhydrase 3 — MSTESYEDALERLGELLSNKSDLGNKVAAKIKKLFGELEEFESKKSSDAVKQIKSGFIHFKNHKYLKNPSLFKALAKSQNPKFLVFACSDSRVSPSHILNFQPGEAFIVRNIANMVPLYDKTQHSGTGAAMEYPITKLNVETILVIGHSRCGGIKGLMSIEDDSAPSRSVFIEDWVKIGTPAKNMIKQEYGDLSFEEQCTYCEKEAVNVTLGNLLSYPFVRERVMKGKLTIRGAHYDFVNGTFELWELDVKTTPACFFS; from the exons ATGTCGACGGAGTCATATGAAGATGCCCTTGAAAGACTAGGAGAGCTTCTCAG TAACAAATCGGATCTCGGGAACAAGGTGGCCGCAAAGATCAAGAAGTTATTTGGTGAGCTAGAAGAATTTGAATCCAAGAAGTCATCAGATGCCGTAAAACAAATCAAATCCGGATTTATCCACTTCAAGAATCATAAATATTT GAAGAACCCTTCCTTGTTCAAAGCACTTGCCAAGAGCCAGAACCCCAAG TTTCTGGTGTTTGCTTGTTCAGATTCCCGAGTTAGCCCTTCTCACATCTTGAACTTCCAACCTGGAGAAGCCTTCATCGTTAGAAACATTGCAAATATGGTTCCACTTTATGACAAG ACACAACACTCTGGTACTGGTGCGGCTATGGAATACCCAATTACAAAACTCAAC GTGGAGACCATTCTGGTGATTGGTCACAGCCGTTGTGGTGGAATAAAGGGTCTCATGTCCATTGAAGATGATTCAGCTCCAAGTAGGAG CGTCTTCATAGAAGACTGGGTCAAGATTGGTACACCGGCGAAGAACATGATCAAGCAGGAGTATGGAGACCTGAGCTTCGAAGAACAGTGCACATACTGTGAGAAG GAAGCGGTAAATGTGACGCTGGGGAATCTGCTGTCTTACCCATTTGTGAGAGAAAGAGTGATGAAGGGAAAGCTCACCATAAGAGGAGCCCACTACGATTTCGTGAATGGAACGTTTGAACTCTGGGAACTCGATGTCAAGACCACCCCTGCCTGTTTCTTTTCTTAA
- the LOC103871505 gene encoding beta carbonic anhydrase 3 translates to MSTESYEDTLERLGELLSCKSDLGKVAATKIKKLFDELEEHKSNKSSDAVERIQSGFIHFKTHKFLKKPSLYNALAKSQNPKFLVFACSDSRVSPSHILNFQPGEAFEIRNIANMVPLFDKTQHSGTGAAMEYPITKLNVENILVIGHSRCGGIKALMSIEDDAAPNKSIFIEDWVKIGTSAKNKVKQEFGDLSFEEQCTHCEKEAVNVTLGNLLSYPFVRERVEKGKLALRGAHYDFVNGTFELWELDVKTTPAYAFS, encoded by the exons ATGTCGACCGAGTCGTATGAAGATACCCTTGAAAGACTTGGAGAGCTTCTCAG TTGTAAATCGGATCTCGGGAAAGTGGCGGCGACAAAGATTAAGAAGTTATTTGATGAGCTAGAGGAACATAAATCCAACAAGTCATCAGATGCTGTAGAACGAATCCAATCCGGATTTATCCATTTCAAGACTCACAAATTTTT GAAGAAACCTTCGTTGTACAATGCACTTGCCAAGAGCCAGAATCCCAAG TTTCTGGTGTTTGCTTGTTCGGACTCCCGAGTTAGCCCTTCTCACATCTTGAACTTCCAACCTGGGGAAGCCTTTGAAATTAGAAACATTGCAAACATGGTTCCACTTTTTGACAAG ACACAACACTCTGGTACTGGTGCGGCTATGGAATATCCAATTACAAAACTCAAC GTGGAGAACATTCTTGTGATTGGTCACAGCCGTTGTGGTGGAATAAAGGCACTTATGTCAATTGAAGATGATGCAGCTCCCAATAAGAG CATCTTCATAGAAGACTGGGTCAAGATCGGTACATCGGCCAAGAACAAGGTCAAGCAGGAGTTTGGAGACTTGAGCTTCGAAGAACAGTGCACTCACTGTGAAAAG GAAGCGGTGAACGTTACCTTGGGGAATCTGTTGTCTTACCCATTCGTGAGAGAAAGAGTGGAGAAGGGAAAGCTTGCCTTAAGAGGAGCTCACTACGATTTCGTGAATGGGACGTTTGAACTCTGGGAACTCGACGTCAAGACCACCCCTGCCTATGCCTTTTCTTAA